A genomic region of Pseudomonas abietaniphila contains the following coding sequences:
- the typA gene encoding translational GTPase TypA, which yields MIENLRNIAIIAHVDHGKTTLVDKLLRQSGTLERNELNDERVMDSNDQEKERGITILAKNTAINWNGYHINIVDTPGHADFGGEVERVMSMVDSVLLLVDAQDGPMPQTRFVTKKAFEAGLRPIVVINKVDRPGARPDWVLDQIFDLFDNLGATEEQLDFQVVYASAINGIAGLDHNEMAEDMTPLYQAVVDHVPAPKVDRDGPFQMQISALDYNSFLGVIGVGRIARGRVKPNTPVVAISADGKRRNGRILKLMGHHGLHRIDVEEAAAGDIVCISGFEELFISDTLCDPTVVEAMKPLTVDEPTVSMTFQVNDSPFCGKEGKFVTSRNIKDRLDKELLYNVALRVEEGDSADKFKVSGRGELHLSVLIETMRREGFELALGRPEVIIREVDGVKQEPYENVTIDIPEESQGKVMEEMGLRKGDLSNMVPDGKGRVRLEYNIPARGLIGFRNQFLTLTNGAGILTSIFDRYDTVKSGHMSGRQNGVLVSVETGKALTYSLETLQARGKLFVEHGQEIYNGQIVGQNSRDNDLGVNPTKGKKLDNMRASGKDETIALVPPVRFTLEQALEYIQEDELCEVTPKSIRLRKKILDESERTRAAKKAKA from the coding sequence GTGATCGAAAATCTACGCAACATCGCCATCATTGCTCACGTTGACCACGGTAAAACCACCCTCGTCGACAAGCTTTTGCGCCAGTCCGGCACCCTTGAGCGCAACGAGCTCAACGACGAACGCGTGATGGACTCCAACGACCAGGAAAAAGAGCGCGGTATTACCATTCTCGCGAAGAACACCGCGATCAACTGGAATGGCTACCACATCAACATCGTTGACACCCCGGGCCACGCCGACTTCGGTGGTGAAGTAGAGCGCGTGATGTCGATGGTTGACTCCGTTCTGCTGCTGGTCGACGCTCAAGATGGCCCTATGCCGCAAACCCGTTTCGTGACCAAGAAGGCGTTCGAAGCCGGCCTGCGTCCAATCGTGGTCATCAACAAGGTTGACCGTCCGGGCGCGCGTCCTGATTGGGTTCTGGACCAGATCTTCGATCTGTTCGACAACCTGGGCGCTACCGAAGAGCAACTGGACTTCCAGGTCGTCTACGCCTCGGCCATCAACGGCATCGCAGGTCTGGACCACAACGAGATGGCCGAAGACATGACCCCGCTGTACCAAGCGGTCGTCGATCACGTCCCTGCGCCGAAAGTTGACCGTGACGGTCCTTTCCAGATGCAGATTTCGGCACTGGACTACAACAGCTTCCTGGGCGTCATCGGTGTTGGCCGTATCGCTCGCGGTCGCGTCAAGCCGAACACCCCGGTTGTGGCGATCAGCGCTGACGGCAAGCGTCGCAACGGTCGTATCCTCAAGCTGATGGGTCACCACGGTCTGCACCGCATCGACGTCGAAGAAGCAGCTGCCGGCGACATCGTCTGCATCAGCGGCTTCGAAGAGCTGTTCATCTCCGACACCCTGTGCGACCCGACTGTCGTTGAAGCGATGAAGCCGCTGACCGTTGACGAGCCAACCGTTTCCATGACCTTCCAGGTCAACGACTCGCCATTCTGCGGTAAAGAAGGCAAGTTCGTGACGTCCCGTAACATCAAGGACCGTCTGGACAAAGAGCTGCTGTACAACGTTGCACTGCGCGTTGAGGAAGGCGACTCCGCTGACAAGTTCAAAGTATCCGGCCGTGGTGAGCTGCACCTCTCGGTACTGATCGAAACCATGCGTCGCGAAGGCTTCGAGCTGGCCCTGGGCCGTCCTGAAGTGATCATTCGTGAAGTTGACGGGGTCAAGCAAGAACCGTACGAAAACGTGACCATCGACATCCCTGAAGAATCGCAGGGCAAGGTCATGGAAGAGATGGGTCTGCGTAAGGGCGACCTGAGCAACATGGTGCCGGATGGGAAAGGCCGTGTGCGTCTGGAATACAACATCCCTGCTCGTGGTCTGATCGGTTTCCGTAACCAGTTCCTGACCCTGACCAACGGTGCTGGCATCCTGACCTCGATCTTCGATCGCTACGACACCGTGAAGTCGGGCCACATGTCCGGTCGTCAGAACGGCGTTCTGGTTTCGGTTGAAACCGGTAAGGCACTGACCTACTCCCTGGAAACCCTGCAGGCGCGTGGCAAGCTGTTCGTTGAACACGGTCAGGAAATCTACAACGGTCAGATCGTTGGCCAGAACAGCCGTGACAACGACCTGGGCGTCAACCCTACCAAGGGCAAGAAGCTCGACAACATGCGTGCTTCGGGTAAAGACGAGACCATCGCTCTGGTTCCACCTGTTCGCTTCACCCTGGAACAGGCTCTGGAATACATCCAGGAAGACGAGCTGTGCGAAGTCACGCCTAAGTCGATCCGTCTTCGCAAGAAGATCCTCGACGAAAGCGAGCGTACCCGCGCTGCCAAGAAAGCCAAGGCGTAA
- a CDS encoding phosphorylcholine phosphatase — translation MKLAPKLLAAALCLGLAGQAMSTELKHWPEPAAKQLNAMIAANANKGNFAVFDMDNTSYRYDLEESLLPFMENKGLITREKLDPSLKLIPFKDTAEHKESLFSYYYRLCEIDDMVCYPWVAQVFSGFTLKELKGYVDELMASGKPVPSTYYEGDVVKTIEVQPPKVFTGQAELYNKLMENGIEVYVMTAASEELVRMVASDPKYGYNVKPQNVIGVTTLLKNRDTGELTTARKQITAGKYDEKANLGLELTPYLWTPATWMAGKQAAILTYIDQWKKPVLVGGDTPTSDGYMLFHSVDVNKGGIHLWVNRKDKYMTQLNGMMKTNAEAQAKEGLPVTADKNWVIVKPDEIQ, via the coding sequence ATGAAGCTCGCACCAAAACTGTTGGCCGCTGCGCTCTGTCTGGGCCTTGCCGGGCAGGCCATGTCCACGGAACTCAAGCACTGGCCCGAGCCCGCGGCCAAGCAGTTGAACGCCATGATCGCGGCAAATGCCAACAAGGGTAACTTCGCCGTTTTCGACATGGACAACACCAGCTACCGCTACGACCTGGAAGAGTCGCTGCTGCCGTTCATGGAAAACAAAGGGCTGATCACCCGAGAAAAGCTCGACCCTTCCCTCAAGCTGATCCCGTTCAAAGACACCGCTGAGCACAAGGAAAGCCTGTTCAGCTACTACTACCGCCTTTGCGAAATCGACGACATGGTCTGCTATCCATGGGTCGCGCAGGTGTTTTCCGGCTTTACCCTCAAAGAGCTCAAAGGTTACGTGGACGAGTTGATGGCGTCCGGTAAGCCGGTCCCAAGCACCTATTACGAAGGTGACGTGGTCAAAACCATCGAGGTCCAGCCGCCGAAGGTCTTTACCGGCCAGGCCGAGCTCTACAACAAGCTGATGGAAAACGGCATCGAGGTCTACGTGATGACCGCCGCGTCCGAAGAGTTGGTGCGGATGGTCGCGTCGGATCCCAAGTACGGCTACAACGTCAAACCGCAGAACGTCATCGGTGTGACCACGCTGCTGAAGAACCGCGACACCGGCGAGCTGACCACCGCACGCAAACAGATCACAGCAGGCAAGTACGACGAGAAGGCGAATCTGGGCCTGGAGCTTACGCCTTATCTGTGGACGCCAGCCACCTGGATGGCCGGCAAACAAGCGGCGATCCTGACCTACATCGATCAGTGGAAGAAACCGGTACTGGTCGGCGGCGACACGCCGACGAGTGACGGCTACATGCTGTTCCACAGCGTCGACGTCAACAAAGGTGGCATCCACCTGTGGGTCAACCGCAAAGACAAGTACATGACCCAGCTCAACGGCATGATGAAAACCAATGCCGAGGCTCAGGCCAAAGAAGGGCTGCCGGTGACGGCCGACAAGAACTGGGTGATCGTCAAGCCGGACGAGATTCAGTAA
- a CDS encoding DUF2868 domain-containing protein encodes MTALTPLDELWLTEAVRLREQHAGPLEDDEANRRARASAGDLLTRIKNRALWLAERDGMLAALHHWKQGARLSLIVLAAFAVISGAGLAFAALGDGQTPVNVFWALGSLLGVNLILLLSWALGLIFAGGSATSLGRLWLWLSEKLARDAQAAQLAPALILLLQRKRLNRWVLGTCVNGLWLLALLSALTLLLLLMATRRYGFVWETTILGSDTFVSLTQSLGTLPSLLGFDVPTEDMIRASGNSAQTIENARQAWAAWLVGVLVVYGILPRLLLTLMCYARWRAGRKKLALDLSQPGFAELRERLMPSSERLGVNDAAPAQLHQVHTGTSTHESEGALLVAVELDDQRPWPPTLPETVADAGILDSRESRRTLLDQLTRYPPARLAIACDPRRSPDRGSLALIAELARCAASTRIWLLPAPSGQALDADRLGDWHQALQQLDLKWTDSAPLTWLETGHD; translated from the coding sequence GTGACTGCACTGACCCCACTCGATGAACTGTGGCTGACCGAGGCCGTGCGCTTGCGTGAGCAGCACGCCGGCCCGCTGGAGGATGACGAGGCCAATCGCCGTGCCCGCGCCAGCGCGGGTGACTTGCTGACCCGGATCAAGAACCGCGCTCTCTGGCTTGCCGAACGCGACGGTATGCTCGCGGCCCTGCACCACTGGAAACAAGGTGCCCGGCTCTCGCTGATCGTGCTGGCCGCGTTCGCTGTCATCAGCGGTGCGGGTCTGGCATTCGCGGCGCTGGGTGACGGACAGACACCGGTCAATGTGTTCTGGGCGCTGGGCAGCCTGCTTGGCGTGAACCTGATCCTGCTACTCAGCTGGGCGCTCGGCCTGATCTTCGCGGGCGGGAGCGCGACCAGCCTCGGTCGCCTCTGGTTATGGCTCAGCGAGAAACTCGCCCGCGATGCTCAAGCGGCGCAACTGGCGCCGGCCCTGATTCTGCTGTTGCAACGCAAGCGGCTCAACCGCTGGGTGCTGGGCACCTGCGTCAACGGCCTCTGGTTGCTGGCACTGCTCAGCGCCCTCACGCTTCTGTTATTGCTCATGGCGACTCGCCGCTACGGGTTCGTCTGGGAAACCACGATTCTGGGCAGCGACACGTTTGTCAGCCTGACCCAGAGCCTGGGCACTCTGCCCTCGCTGCTCGGGTTCGACGTGCCCACAGAAGACATGATCCGTGCCAGCGGCAACAGCGCACAGACGATCGAAAACGCCCGACAGGCCTGGGCCGCCTGGCTGGTCGGCGTGCTGGTGGTGTACGGCATCCTGCCTCGTTTACTCCTGACGCTGATGTGCTACGCCCGTTGGCGCGCAGGTCGCAAAAAGCTGGCGCTGGACCTCAGCCAGCCCGGTTTCGCCGAACTGCGGGAACGCCTGATGCCGAGCAGCGAACGCCTGGGCGTCAACGACGCCGCCCCCGCGCAACTGCATCAGGTGCACACCGGCACATCGACCCATGAGAGCGAAGGCGCGCTGCTGGTCGCGGTCGAACTCGACGATCAACGTCCCTGGCCGCCGACGCTGCCAGAAACCGTGGCCGACGCCGGCATACTCGACAGCCGCGAATCCCGCAGGACCCTGCTCGACCAACTGACCCGCTACCCGCCCGCGCGACTGGCCATCGCCTGCGATCCGCGTCGCTCGCCCGATCGAGGCAGTCTTGCGCTGATTGCCGAGCTGGCACGGTGTGCGGCTTCAACCCGTATCTGGTTGCTGCCTGCGCCGTCGGGTCAGGCGCTGGATGCCGACCGCCTTGGCGATTGGCATCAAGCGTTGCAGCAACTGGATCTGAAGTGGACGGACAGCGCGCCACTGACCTGGCTGGAGACCGGACATGACTGA
- a CDS encoding GTPase/DUF3482 domain-containing protein: MTDSNAHPPLKLAVVGHTNVGKTSLLRTLTRDVGFGEVSHRPSTTRHVEGARLSVDGEALLELYDTPGLEDAIALLDFLERLDRPGERLDGPARLARFLEGSEARQRFEQEAKVLRQLLASDAGLYVIDAREPVLAKYRDELAVLASCGKPLLPVLNFVSSSRHREPDWREALARLGLHALVRFDSVAPPEDGERRLYESLALLLENSRGQLERLIADQQAQREVRRHSAARLIAELLLDCAACRRSVATTSDQVQSAIDDVRKAVRHREQRCVEALLKLYAFRREDASASDLPLLDGRWGDDLFNPETLKLLGVRVGGGIAAGAAAGAGVDLLVGGITLGAAALVGAIAGGALQTARSYGGRLLGKLKGQRELTVDDAVLRLLALRQRQLLIALEARGHAAVDSIKLDTPQDKTWRQGKLPDALHKARAHPQWSSLNPHPKLDQTERQEQIEVLAGSVLI; encoded by the coding sequence ATGACTGATAGCAACGCGCACCCGCCGCTCAAGCTGGCCGTGGTCGGCCACACCAACGTGGGCAAAACCTCATTACTGCGCACGCTGACCCGCGATGTCGGATTTGGCGAAGTCTCGCACCGGCCAAGCACGACGCGCCACGTGGAAGGTGCGCGCTTGTCGGTCGATGGCGAAGCGCTGCTGGAGCTTTACGACACGCCGGGCCTTGAAGACGCGATCGCCCTGCTCGACTTCCTGGAGCGCCTTGATCGTCCCGGCGAACGCCTTGACGGCCCGGCACGCTTGGCGCGTTTTCTTGAAGGCAGTGAAGCCCGCCAGCGCTTCGAACAGGAAGCCAAGGTGTTGCGCCAGTTGCTGGCGTCGGATGCCGGTCTCTACGTGATCGACGCCCGCGAGCCGGTGCTTGCCAAATACCGCGACGAACTCGCCGTCCTCGCCAGTTGCGGCAAGCCCCTGTTGCCGGTACTCAACTTCGTCAGCAGTTCCCGGCACCGCGAACCGGACTGGCGGGAAGCCCTGGCCCGACTCGGCCTGCACGCGCTGGTGCGCTTCGACAGCGTGGCACCGCCGGAAGATGGCGAGCGGCGGCTGTATGAAAGCCTCGCTCTGTTGCTGGAAAACTCTCGGGGTCAGCTGGAACGCTTGATCGCTGATCAACAGGCGCAACGCGAGGTTCGTCGCCACAGCGCTGCACGGCTTATTGCCGAGCTGCTGCTGGACTGCGCGGCGTGTCGACGTAGCGTCGCGACGACGTCTGATCAGGTGCAATCGGCCATCGATGACGTGCGCAAAGCTGTACGCCACCGCGAACAGCGTTGCGTCGAGGCATTGCTCAAGCTGTATGCGTTTCGTCGGGAGGATGCGTCCGCCAGCGATCTGCCGCTGCTGGACGGGCGCTGGGGGGACGACCTGTTCAATCCCGAAACGCTGAAGCTGCTGGGCGTGCGCGTGGGCGGTGGCATCGCGGCTGGCGCGGCGGCGGGTGCGGGCGTGGACTTGCTGGTGGGCGGTATCACCCTCGGCGCTGCGGCGTTGGTGGGCGCCATTGCCGGCGGCGCACTGCAAACCGCCCGCAGTTATGGCGGCCGCTTGCTTGGCAAGCTGAAGGGTCAACGCGAACTGACGGTCGACGACGCCGTATTGCGTCTGCTGGCGTTGCGACAGCGCCAATTGCTGATTGCACTGGAGGCTCGCGGTCATGCCGCCGTCGACAGCATCAAGCTCGACACCCCGCAGGACAAGACCTGGCGCCAGGGCAAGCTGCCCGATGCGCTGCACAAGGCGCGAGCGCATCCGCAGTGGTCGTCGTTGAATCCGCATCCCAAGCTTGATCAGACCGAGCGGCAGGAGCAGATCGAGGTGTTGGCTGGCTCGGTTCTTATCTGA
- a CDS encoding phosphonate degradation HD-domain oxygenase — protein sequence MQHAEQVVNEVFGLYAQRGSDDYIGEPVSQIEHMSQSAELALAEGYDDEVVLAAFFHDIGHLCERDPGAASMGGYGVASHERVGADYLRTCGFSERVARLVEYHVRAKRYLTLRQPGYYDQLSEASRRTLAYQGGVMSDAEADAFERDPLCGVSLRMRQWDEMAKEMNVPVMDLNILKEKALALLAA from the coding sequence ATGCAACACGCTGAACAGGTCGTCAACGAGGTCTTCGGCCTCTATGCGCAACGCGGCAGCGACGATTACATCGGCGAGCCGGTGTCGCAGATCGAACACATGTCGCAGTCCGCCGAGCTGGCGCTGGCAGAAGGTTATGACGACGAAGTGGTGCTGGCGGCGTTCTTCCACGACATCGGTCATCTCTGCGAACGCGATCCGGGTGCGGCGAGCATGGGCGGCTACGGCGTGGCCAGTCACGAACGGGTGGGCGCCGATTACCTGCGCACATGCGGGTTCAGCGAGCGGGTCGCCAGGCTCGTGGAATACCACGTTCGGGCCAAGCGCTATCTGACGCTGAGACAACCCGGCTATTACGACCAGTTGAGCGAAGCGAGCCGACGCACGCTGGCGTATCAAGGCGGCGTGATGAGCGACGCCGAAGCCGATGCCTTCGAGCGCGACCCGCTGTGCGGCGTCAGCCTGCGGATGCGTCAGTGGGATGAAATGGCGAAAGAGATGAATGTGCCGGTGATGGATCTGAACATCCTGAAAGAAAAGGCGCTGGCGCTGCTCGCCGCATAA
- a CDS encoding DASH family cryptochrome, giving the protein MSTLIYWFRQDLRLADNPALIQACKQAQVLLPVYCAAPQTSTPWGFPRKGPHRLCMENTAVRALADQLSAKGSALLHLEGDPVEQLIALARRLSVKKIICERIAAPEEEAQVEALRAAGLQVEDHWQSSLFTLESLPMHVDELPDVFSSFRRSVEKAGTASRKVLDAPAALPGLPNGVTVEAIPCLSPPDTDPRSALPYQTPAFDGSEQPGHQHLQQYFDRQLANSYKATRNNLSAVDDSTKFSPRLALGSLSAPQVDQALKAFEAAQGANDSTYWIFFELLWRDYFRFLHLKYGRRLYRASGLNGGAEPHHNPQGFERWCRGDTGEALIDAGMRELAATGYLSNRMRQIVASYLIHELISDWRAGAAWFESQLVDYDVYSNQGNWLYIAGHGTDPRGGRHFNTAKQANDHDADGRYRRLWG; this is encoded by the coding sequence ATGAGTACCTTAATCTATTGGTTTCGTCAGGACCTTCGGCTTGCCGACAACCCTGCACTCATTCAGGCCTGCAAGCAGGCTCAGGTGCTGTTGCCTGTGTACTGCGCCGCGCCGCAAACGTCGACGCCGTGGGGCTTCCCTCGCAAGGGACCGCACCGCCTGTGCATGGAAAATACTGCGGTGAGGGCGCTGGCCGACCAGCTAAGTGCAAAAGGCAGCGCACTGCTGCATCTGGAGGGCGACCCCGTTGAGCAACTGATCGCGCTCGCACGGCGCCTTTCGGTCAAAAAGATTATCTGCGAACGCATCGCAGCCCCCGAGGAGGAGGCGCAAGTTGAGGCGCTACGCGCTGCGGGCCTTCAGGTCGAGGATCACTGGCAATCCAGCCTGTTCACGCTCGAGTCGCTGCCGATGCACGTCGATGAACTGCCGGACGTGTTCAGCAGCTTCCGCCGCTCGGTGGAAAAAGCCGGCACCGCCTCGCGCAAGGTGCTGGATGCGCCAGCGGCCTTGCCTGGACTGCCGAACGGCGTGACCGTCGAGGCCATCCCGTGTCTATCGCCCCCCGACACTGATCCACGCTCAGCCCTTCCCTATCAAACGCCTGCGTTCGACGGCAGCGAGCAACCGGGGCACCAGCATCTGCAGCAGTATTTCGACCGTCAACTGGCGAACAGCTACAAGGCCACACGCAATAACCTGAGTGCGGTAGACGACTCGACCAAATTCTCACCCAGGCTTGCGCTGGGCTCATTGTCAGCTCCACAGGTTGATCAGGCACTGAAGGCATTTGAAGCCGCGCAGGGCGCCAACGACAGCACGTACTGGATCTTTTTCGAGCTGCTGTGGCGCGACTACTTCCGCTTTCTGCACCTCAAGTACGGGCGACGTTTGTATCGAGCAAGCGGCCTGAACGGCGGCGCGGAGCCTCATCACAACCCCCAAGGGTTCGAGCGTTGGTGCCGTGGAGACACCGGAGAGGCCTTGATCGATGCGGGCATGCGCGAGCTGGCCGCCACCGGATACCTCTCAAACCGCATGCGCCAGATCGTCGCCAGCTACCTGATTCATGAGCTTATAAGCGACTGGCGCGCTGGTGCGGCGTGGTTCGAATCGCAGCTGGTGGACTACGACGTCTACAGCAATCAGGGCAACTGGCTGTATATCGCGGGACACGGGACGGATCCCAGAGGAGGACGGCATTTCAACACGGCCAAGCAGGCCAATGATCATGACGCCGACGGGCGTTACCGGCGTTTGTGGGGATAA
- a CDS encoding DUF3429 domain-containing protein, translating to MKAMSVSAPPRYVALLGYGGLLPFLGLVLLILVSAEHRPLCTQALLAYGAVILSFVGALHWGFAMTLQGLSADQCRERFIWSVIPALIAWPAMLLPAPLGCLLLIFGFVAHYWQDRRLVKATTLPAWYLPMRLRLTLVASLCLLLGAITVAIGS from the coding sequence ATGAAAGCGATGTCTGTCTCTGCGCCGCCAAGGTACGTGGCCCTGTTGGGGTATGGCGGTTTGCTGCCGTTTCTTGGGCTCGTGTTGCTGATCTTGGTTTCAGCTGAACACCGTCCTCTCTGCACGCAAGCGCTGCTCGCCTACGGCGCGGTGATCCTGAGCTTTGTGGGTGCGTTGCATTGGGGGTTTGCCATGACCTTGCAGGGCTTGAGCGCCGATCAGTGTCGCGAGCGGTTCATCTGGAGTGTCATCCCGGCGCTGATCGCCTGGCCCGCCATGTTATTGCCTGCCCCGCTGGGGTGTCTGCTGCTGATTTTTGGTTTCGTCGCGCACTACTGGCAGGACAGGCGTTTGGTGAAGGCCACCACGCTGCCCGCGTGGTATTTGCCGATGCGACTGCGTTTAACGCTGGTCGCCAGTCTGTGCTTGCTGTTGGGCGCAATCACTGTCGCCATCGGCTCGTGA
- a CDS encoding dihydrofolate reductase produces MKKHLPLSLIAALGENRVIGVDNSMPWHLPGDFKYFKATTLGKPIIMGRKTWDSLGRPLPGRLNIVVTRQAGLQLEGAEVFTSLEAAVQRAEEWATEQGVDEVMLIGGAQLYAQGLAQADRLYLTRVALSPEGDAWFPEFDLAQWKRVSDTPTPALDDKPAYSFEVWERG; encoded by the coding sequence ATGAAAAAACATCTCCCCCTCAGCCTGATTGCCGCCCTCGGTGAAAACCGGGTCATCGGCGTCGACAATTCCATGCCCTGGCATTTGCCGGGGGACTTCAAGTACTTCAAGGCGACCACGCTGGGCAAGCCGATCATCATGGGTCGCAAGACGTGGGATTCGCTGGGCCGTCCGCTGCCCGGTCGATTGAACATCGTCGTGACCCGTCAGGCTGGCCTTCAGCTTGAGGGCGCCGAGGTCTTCACTTCCCTGGAAGCTGCCGTGCAGCGCGCCGAGGAGTGGGCGACCGAGCAGGGCGTTGACGAGGTGATGCTGATTGGTGGCGCGCAGCTTTATGCACAAGGGCTGGCGCAGGCTGATCGCCTGTACCTGACGCGCGTAGCATTGAGTCCTGAGGGCGATGCCTGGTTTCCGGAGTTCGATCTTGCGCAGTGGAAACGGGTGTCCGACACGCCGACCCCGGCGCTGGATGACAAGCCTGCGTACAGCTTTGAGGTGTGGGAACGAGGTTAA
- the thiI gene encoding tRNA uracil 4-sulfurtransferase ThiI has product MKLIVKVFPEITIKSRPVRKRFIKQLAKNIRTVLRDLDPALVVDGVWDNLEVETKVEDAKVLHEMTERLSCMPGIAHFLQVDQYPLGDMDDIYEKCKLHFGDALPGKIFSVRCKRAGHHDFSSMDVEKYVGSKLRRECGAAGISLKAPEVEVRIEIRDKRLFVIHSQHNSIGGYPLGSLEQTLVLMSGGFDSTVAAYQVMRRGLMSHFCFFNLGGRAHELGVMEVAHFIWKKYGSSQRVLFISVPFEEVLGEILGKVDNSHMGVVLKRMMLRAATNIADRLEIDALVTGEAISQVSSQTLPNLSVIDCVTEKLVLRPLIASHKQDIIDLADEIGTGDFARHMPEYCGVISVNPKTAAKRNRVEHEEKEFDMAVLERALENARMVPIDRVIEELGQDVQVEEVSQALAGQVVIDIRHPDEAEDRPLELSGVEVQTLPFFALNSRFKELDHTRQYLLYCDKGVMSRLHAHHLLSEGHANVRVYRPS; this is encoded by the coding sequence ATGAAACTAATCGTCAAAGTTTTCCCGGAAATCACTATCAAAAGCCGGCCTGTACGCAAGCGCTTCATCAAGCAGCTGGCCAAAAACATCCGTACCGTGCTCCGTGATCTGGATCCGGCGCTGGTGGTGGATGGCGTGTGGGACAACCTTGAGGTCGAAACGAAGGTCGAGGATGCGAAGGTCCTGCACGAGATGACCGAGCGTCTGAGCTGCATGCCCGGCATCGCCCATTTCCTGCAGGTCGATCAGTACCCGCTAGGCGACATGGATGACATCTATGAGAAGTGCAAGCTGCACTTCGGTGATGCCCTGCCTGGCAAGATTTTCTCGGTGCGCTGCAAGCGTGCCGGTCATCACGACTTCAGCTCGATGGACGTCGAGAAGTACGTGGGCAGCAAACTGCGTCGCGAATGCGGTGCGGCCGGAATCTCCCTGAAAGCGCCTGAAGTTGAGGTGCGCATCGAGATTCGCGACAAACGGTTATTCGTGATTCACAGCCAGCACAACAGCATCGGCGGTTATCCGCTGGGCTCGCTGGAGCAGACGCTGGTGTTGATGTCGGGTGGTTTCGATTCCACCGTCGCGGCGTATCAGGTGATGCGCCGTGGCCTGATGAGCCATTTCTGCTTCTTTAATCTGGGCGGCAGGGCCCATGAACTGGGCGTGATGGAAGTCGCGCACTTCATCTGGAAGAAGTACGGCAGCTCGCAACGGGTCCTGTTCATCAGCGTACCGTTCGAGGAAGTTCTGGGAGAAATTCTCGGAAAAGTCGATAACAGTCATATGGGCGTAGTATTGAAGCGTATGATGTTGCGCGCTGCGACCAATATCGCCGACAGGCTGGAAATCGACGCGCTGGTGACCGGCGAAGCGATTTCGCAGGTGTCCAGTCAGACACTGCCTAACCTGTCGGTCATCGATTGCGTGACGGAGAAGCTGGTTCTGCGCCCGCTGATCGCCAGTCACAAGCAGGACATCATCGACCTGGCCGACGAGATCGGCACCGGCGATTTTGCCCGGCACATGCCTGAATACTGCGGTGTGATCTCGGTCAATCCAAAGACCGCGGCCAAACGGAACCGCGTTGAGCATGAAGAAAAAGAATTCGACATGGCGGTACTCGAGCGTGCGCTCGAAAACGCCCGTATGGTGCCCATCGATCGCGTGATCGAGGAATTGGGCCAGGACGTTCAGGTCGAAGAAGTCAGTCAGGCTCTGGCCGGACAGGTGGTCATCGACATCCGTCACCCGGATGAAGCCGAAGACCGTCCGCTGGAACTGTCGGGCGTTGAAGTACAAACGCTGCCGTTCTTTGCACTGAACAGCCGTTTCAAGGAACTGGATCACACGCGCCAGTACCTGCTGTATTGCGACAAAGGCGTCATGAGTCGCCTGCATGCTCATCATTTGCTCAGTGAGGGGCATGCCAATGTGCGCGTTTATCGACCGAGCTAA
- a CDS encoding YkgJ family cysteine cluster protein, translating into MKPTLIAAAELDRLETWQKYSSYMCGGCVSSCCTLPVEAKIKDLIRIGVVDEFEQGDNPKNIAKRLQKEGIVERFNQKSGIFTLQRMSNNDCLYLDRKSRLCTIYDKRPDTCRNHPKIGPRPGYCAYKPKEVVRESSGTLNSNSGRVPLKF; encoded by the coding sequence ATGAAACCCACCTTGATCGCCGCCGCCGAACTCGACCGCCTTGAGACCTGGCAGAAATACTCTAGCTACATGTGTGGAGGCTGCGTGTCCAGCTGCTGCACGTTGCCGGTTGAAGCGAAGATCAAGGACCTGATCCGCATTGGCGTGGTCGACGAGTTCGAACAGGGCGACAACCCGAAGAACATCGCCAAACGCCTGCAGAAAGAAGGCATTGTCGAGCGCTTCAACCAGAAGTCGGGGATCTTCACGCTGCAGCGCATGAGCAACAACGACTGCCTTTACCTGGATCGCAAGAGCCGTTTGTGCACGATCTACGATAAACGCCCGGATACATGCCGCAACCATCCCAAGATCGGTCCGCGCCCCGGCTATTGCGCTTACAAGCCCAAAGAAGTCGTGCGCGAGAGCAGCGGGACGTTGAACTCAAACTCCGGCCGGGTGCCACTGAAGTTCTGA